From Hymenobacter sedentarius, a single genomic window includes:
- a CDS encoding DUF1361 domain-containing protein, protein MSLSSSLPFSRARLTLVFVLAASITLSLLLVVGRMAMTGRLQFLFLLWNLFLAVVPFALSTLLGIARAPLRTRILVPVSLAWILFFPNAPYLLTDLFHLNPRPGVPLWYDLALILSCAWNGLMLAYASLSDMQRLVQLRLGAWVGWAFATVALLLSSFGIYLGRYLRFNSWDVLTNPLTLFYDIVNRVLHPFSFPGTWGVTLVFGLFLLVGYGTVRLLGRTHEDPIL, encoded by the coding sequence GTGTCGCTTTCTTCAAGCCTACCGTTTTCCCGTGCCCGGCTCACCTTGGTTTTTGTCTTGGCTGCTTCCATCACCCTCAGCCTGTTGCTGGTGGTGGGCCGTATGGCAATGACGGGCCGCCTGCAGTTCCTGTTTCTGCTTTGGAATCTGTTTCTGGCCGTGGTTCCCTTCGCGCTCAGCACCTTGCTGGGCATAGCGCGGGCGCCGCTCCGGACCCGAATACTGGTACCGGTGAGCCTAGCCTGGATACTGTTCTTTCCCAACGCGCCCTACCTCCTCACCGACTTGTTCCACCTCAATCCCCGCCCGGGCGTACCGCTCTGGTACGATTTGGCCCTGATTCTGAGCTGTGCCTGGAACGGGCTGATGCTGGCCTACGCCTCGCTCTCGGACATGCAGCGGCTGGTGCAGCTGCGGCTGGGTGCCTGGGTGGGCTGGGCCTTTGCCACGGTAGCGCTGCTGCTCAGCAGCTTCGGCATCTACCTGGGCCGCTACCTGCGCTTCAATTCCTGGGACGTACTTACCAACCCGCTCACGCTGTTCTACGACATTGTGAACCGCGTGCTGCACCCGTTTTCCTTTCCCGGCACCTGGGGCGTGACGCTCGTTTTTGGGCTGTTTTTGTTGGTGGGCTACGGCACGGTGCGCCTGCTGGGCCGTACGCACGAGGACCCTATTCTCTAG
- a CDS encoding ABC transporter substrate-binding protein has protein sequence MTFTLTLRRPLGWLVASLLLSSPVLAQVPAKPRTPAPAPAQATSPDARYRSGKTLLDQGKYAEALKLLEPLAQPKARFDRAADAAYLSAVAAARLKQWPEAEQLLNLLRTEYPTYPNLPDALLLQGQASFEQEDYDTALKTLALMPADKLTPEREALKATYLPRIKDRNTWLRLLRRSSDDATLARAYADHLIAGGAYTEADRPVLDELIAKFSLDRARYTPRPRATKKSSYNVAVLLPFELNDPSWQTQRKNQFVTDLYAGLRLAQDSLQRAGRQLQLFAYDTGADTLTLKQVLAQPELAGMDLLIGPVYKSGARLLARYARDHQIVCVNPLSEDGDLVLDNPWHYLFGPSSATQGRVAAQFALNAFGSGRPGILLHEKTKDETAFANAYRATYEAQGGKIGVLRSLDSDVDVSLSAAFAGLDLANASHVVVASDNRRVGPYTLNVLQQQPAGKRPPLICPGSWLDNPRISIGQLNGQGIYFVQPKYYDEQAPGFRRFRQLYLQYQHIPPSIYANQGFEMLLYFGSALFQFGPAFQAGLAGVGPVPGAIFEGQSYTGGAHDNQVVPIVKLNNLELQVLR, from the coding sequence ATGACGTTTACTCTTACGCTGCGCCGGCCGCTCGGGTGGCTGGTGGCCAGCCTACTGCTGAGCAGCCCTGTGCTAGCCCAAGTCCCGGCCAAGCCGCGGACCCCGGCGCCGGCGCCCGCCCAAGCAACTTCGCCTGATGCCCGCTACCGCAGCGGCAAAACCCTGCTCGACCAAGGCAAATACGCCGAGGCCCTGAAGCTGCTCGAGCCCCTGGCCCAGCCCAAGGCCCGCTTCGACCGCGCCGCCGATGCCGCCTACCTGAGCGCCGTGGCCGCCGCCCGCCTCAAGCAGTGGCCCGAAGCCGAGCAGCTGCTCAACCTGCTCCGGACCGAATACCCCACTTACCCCAACCTGCCCGATGCCCTGCTGCTGCAAGGCCAGGCGTCGTTTGAGCAGGAAGACTACGACACCGCACTCAAGACGCTGGCCCTGATGCCAGCCGATAAGTTGACGCCGGAGCGCGAGGCCTTGAAGGCCACCTACCTGCCGCGCATCAAAGACCGCAACACCTGGCTGCGCCTGCTGCGGCGCAGCTCCGACGATGCCACCCTGGCGCGGGCCTACGCCGACCACCTGATAGCCGGCGGCGCCTACACCGAAGCCGACCGCCCGGTGCTCGACGAGCTTATCGCCAAGTTCAGCCTCGACCGCGCCCGCTACACCCCCCGCCCCCGGGCCACCAAAAAGAGCAGCTACAACGTGGCCGTGCTGCTGCCTTTCGAGCTGAACGACCCGAGTTGGCAAACCCAGCGCAAAAACCAGTTCGTAACCGACCTCTACGCCGGCCTGCGCCTGGCCCAGGACAGCCTGCAGCGCGCCGGTCGCCAGCTCCAGCTCTTTGCCTACGACACCGGCGCCGATACCCTCACCCTGAAGCAGGTGCTGGCCCAACCCGAGCTGGCCGGCATGGACTTGCTGATTGGGCCGGTCTACAAATCCGGCGCCCGCCTGCTGGCCCGCTACGCCCGCGACCACCAGATAGTGTGCGTCAATCCGCTATCTGAAGACGGCGACTTGGTGCTCGATAACCCCTGGCACTACCTGTTTGGACCCAGCTCGGCCACCCAGGGACGGGTGGCAGCCCAGTTTGCGCTCAATGCTTTTGGCTCCGGCCGGCCCGGCATTCTGCTGCACGAAAAGACCAAGGACGAAACCGCCTTTGCCAATGCCTACCGGGCCACCTACGAAGCGCAGGGCGGCAAAATAGGCGTGCTGCGCAGCCTGGATTCTGACGTCGACGTCAGCCTGAGCGCCGCCTTCGCGGGCCTGGACTTGGCCAATGCCAGCCACGTGGTGGTGGCCTCCGACAACCGCCGCGTAGGGCCTTATACCCTCAATGTCCTGCAGCAGCAACCCGCAGGCAAGCGGCCTCCGCTCATCTGCCCCGGCTCCTGGTTAGATAACCCCCGCATCAGCATTGGCCAGCTCAATGGGCAGGGCATATACTTCGTTCAGCCCAAGTACTACGACGAACAGGCACCCGGTTTCCGGCGTTTCCGCCAGCTGTATTTGCAGTACCAGCACATTCCTCCGTCCATCTACGCCAACCAGGGGTTTGAAATGCTGCTGTATTTCGGCTCGGCCTTGTTCCAGTTCGGTCCTGCTTTCCAGGCAGGTCTGGCTGGTGTGGGGCCCGTGCCCGGGGCTATTTTCGAAGGCCAGAGCTACACGGGTGGAGCTCATGATAACCAAGTAGTGCCTATTGTCAAGCTGAACAACCTGGAGCTACAGGTGCTGCGCTAG